The DNA window AGCAGCTTTGTTCATCAAAAACGTGAAAGCGTTACTCAACCTTCCGGGCAAACCTTTATTTTTCACGAGAGTTCTCCTCGCTTCTATTAATGTGTCGGTAATTTCTATTCCCCGAGGACACCTTTCCTGACAAGCGTAGCACGTTACGCAGAACCAGATCTCGTCTCTCTCCTCAACCTTTTTTCCCGAAGAGATAAAATCTGCTATTATCCTTCTCGTGTTTAAAGCGGTTATTCTTCCAGACGGACAGCTTGCTATGCAGGTTCCGCACTGAATGCACGAATTCAAGTTCATCCTTCCTAATTTCCTCAGCCCACTATTAAACTGTATCGAGAAAGTGTTAAATAAACTCAAACATCAACGTTATAATTCGGATGAAGTGCGCGGTTTGCGGAAGAGATAGCAAGTATTCAATATGCGGAAGGTGTTTGGCGAGGAGGGAGAAGATAATAAGCTATCCGGAGGTAGTTGAGATTATCCTATGCCCGAGGTGCGGTAGGTACAAGTTC is part of the Ferroglobus placidus DSM 10642 genome and encodes:
- a CDS encoding 4Fe-4S dicluster domain-containing protein, coding for MNLNSCIQCGTCIASCPSGRITALNTRRIIADFISSGKKVEERDEIWFCVTCYACQERCPRGIEITDTLIEARRTLVKNKGLPGRLSNAFTFLMNKAALVPAREEHVELRRKLGLPIYHAQFDEKAREEVRRIVEKHLGSVVR